Genomic DNA from Bacteroides zhangwenhongii:
CAAAGCTAATAGTGAGCCGCCAATCAGCCCTTTCGTAGCTTTTTCACTTTTATAAAAGAGTAAAGAAAGAATAGTCGTCAACAAAGGAGCCGTGCAGATAAGGAAAGACACATTGGAAGCCTGCGTGATTCCTAATGCCGTATTTTCAGTAAAGAAATAAAGTGACCCGCCAAAAATACCACCTGCCATCAGCCAAAATTCATCTTTCCAACGATTGGCAAACAAACGCTTGGGAGAAATTATCCAAATACCTGCGTAAGCAATCAAAAAGCGATAGAAAAAGATTTCCTGCGGAGTCAGCCCATAACCAATCAATACTTTGGTCGCTATAAAAGTCAATCCCCAAATTGATACAGTCAATATTGCAATCAAATGATAATACCCATGCTTCAATTCCATAGTGATGGTAATGTTTTTTTAATAGAGTGCAAAGATAGCGAGAAGTTATGGAATGTTTGTTTGGAGAAGTAACAAAAAGCCCGTACCTTTGTTTATGTTCAAAGAAAGCTCCTAAAATAAGGAATAAGTTATGGAAAAATATACAGCACCGGACAGAAAACGTATCCCCTATGGCATGATGAACTTTGCAGTAATCCGCCGCGACGACTGTTATTATGTAGACAAAACCCGGTTTATACCCATGATAGAAGAGGCGGACAAGTTTTTCTTCTTTATTCGCCCGCGCCGTTTCGGCAAAAGTCTCACAGTAAGTATGTTGCAGCACTATTATGATATACTTGCCAAGGATAAATTCGAAGTGCTGTTTGGCGACCTTTACATCGGAAAGCATCCTACGCGCGACCGGAACAGCTATCTGGTACTATACCTCAACTTCTCCGGAATAGTAGGCGAACTGCACAACTACCGCAAGGGACTGGACGCGCATTGCCAAACAATGTTCGACTACTTCTGTGACATTTACGCCGACTATCTTCCCAAAGGCATCAAGGAAGAACTCGACAAAAAAGAAGGAGCTGTCGAACAATTTGAATACCTGTTCACAGAATGTAATAAGACCAACCAACGTATTTACCTCTTTATTGACGAATACGATCATTTCACCAATGCCATTCTCTCTGATATAGAGAGCCTGCACCGTTATACGGACGAAACGCATGGCGAAGGTTATCTGCGTGCCTTCTTCAATAAAATTAAAGCCGGAACCTATTCCAGCATCGAACGTTGTTTCATTACCGGCGTAAGTCCCGTGACAATGGACGACCTTACAAGCGGTTTCAACATCGGAACCAACTACTCGCTCACACCGGAATTTAACGAGATGATAGGTTTCACGGAAGAAGAAGTCCGCCAAATGCTTACCTATTATTCCACCACCAGTCCATTCAGTCACAGTGTAAACGAACTGATAGAAATAATGAAACCTTGGTATGACAACTACTGCTTTGCAGAAGAATGTTACGGTGAAACCACTATGTACAACTCCAACATGGTACTCTACTTCGTCAAGAATTATATTCAACGAGGCAAAGCCCCCCGGGATATGGTAGAAGACAATATCCGTATCGACTACGAAAAATTACGTATGCTCATTCGGAAGGACAAAGAGTTTGCACACGATGCCTCCATCATACAAACATTGGTGAGCGAAGGCTACGTCACCGGAGAACTGAAAAAAGGTTTTCCTGCCATCAATATCACCAATCCTGACAACTTTGTGAGTCTGCTTTACTATTTCGGTATGCTCACCATTAGCGGCACGTATAAAGGAAAAACCAAACTCACCATCCCCAATCAGGTAGTCCGCGAACAAATCTACACCTATCTGCTAAGTACCTATAACGAAGCCGAACTTAATTTCAGTAGTTACGAGAAGAACGAACTTGCCAGTGCCCTTGCCTACGATGGCTCTTGGAAAGCTTACTTCGACTATATTGCCAACTGTCTAAAACGCTACACTTCCCAGCGCGACAAGCAGAAAGGTGAATTTTTTGTCCATGGCTTCACACTTGCCATGACAGCACAAAACCGTTTCTACCGTCCCATTTCCGAACAGGACACACAGGCAGGCTATGTCGACATTTTCCTTTGTCCGCTACTGGATATCTATTCCGACATGAAGCATAGTTACATTGTGGAACTGAAATATGCCAAGTATAAAGACCCCGAAAGCCGCGTAGAAGAACTGCGACTGGAAGCTATTGCTCAAGCCAATCGCTATGCTGACACCGATACGGTGAAGAGAGCAGTCGGCACTACACAACTTCATAAGATTGTGGTTGTATACAAAGGAATGGATATGCCGATATGCGAAGAGGTTTAATACAAAAAAGGAACTCGCATTACAAGCGCATCATGCAAAAGAATCTTTCGAACGTGCGTATGATTATCCTGTATGGAAGTTATGCGCAAGGTTGTCCCTCAATATGCTACACGAGTGAATATTTTCATTTCATCTCTCATATCTCTCATAAAACATAGATAAAGCACATATTATCAGACAGATAGTTTATGAGAGATATTTCCATAAGCCTGCATCTCTCATTCTTTTCCCGTTATCTCTCATAGTTTTTTCACTCATCTCTCATATTTTCTCCCTTCAAATAGCCTTATACAACTCAACAAATATTGCTATTTCCATTCTCACCGAACGGTTATTGATGTATCAATGTACTTATATCTTTAGTATAAACGCCTATCATTTACAGATAATCTTACCTACATAATAATCGTTCCACTAAAGTAAACAGAACAGTGCACTCCAGTAGAGAGATCTGTTCACTCTAGTGAACGGTTCATTGCACTCTAGTGGAACGGTTATAATGCTTATTCAATCATACAGATATACTATTGAATAACAGATTATTATATACCAATTCACACATAAACAACCGTTCGTCATCAAACAAGATAGCTTATGTCTATGCATACCACACCAGATATATGGTATTTGAGGTATAAAGATAATATACTCTCAATACTGTAAAAGGGAGAAAGTATGAAATTACGTTAGATGAAAATCGGTTAAAGCTACTTAGGTAATGCATTTCAAATTATGAATATCCCTATCTGATTCAATCACAAAAATGGGCAAGAAACTGAGAAGTTTCTTGCCCATTCGTTATCCTTTGTTGTGCATTTTGCACATCCCACCTATTGAAATTATATAATCATATTCTCTATTTCCATTTTTATTTCCCCAAATATAAGAATAAAAATGAAAAAGTCAATAGCAAAAGCTTATTTATGTCATATTTTGATCTTCAATATTGGTATTGACTTGTATTTAGGAGAAAAATTGGAAGAATATTATTGTATACTATTCAATAAATCTACCTTTCCTTCATTAACCAACTTCAAAATCAGTTCACCAAAAAGAGTATTCTGCCAAGCGAACCATGCACGGGTAAATTTCTTCGGATTATCCTTATGGAAAGATTCGTGCATAAAGCCCGTGTCGGCATCCGTATCCATCAGCATCTTGATACAGGTCTTGATTTCGGCATCATTCTGACTGGTAAAGGCTTTCATCATAATACTCATCGGCCATACCATATCATAACCGATGTGCGGTCCGCCGATTCCTTCACCTGCCTTGCCTTTAAAGAAGTAAGGATTGTCTTCGCTCCATACAAAGCGACGGGTGTTCTGATAAATCGGATCGTTCACATTCACATCGCCCAGATAAGGCATCGCAAGCAGGCTCGGCACGTTGGCATCGTCCATCAGATGATGATTTCCAAAGCCATCCACCTCGAAGGCATAGATTTTACCATATTCAGGATGATTATATACCGCGTATTTCTTCAAAGCTGTTTCTACTTCCTGCGCCAGGTCTTTACATTCTTTAGACAAGGCGGTTTTCTTATTTACTTTCTCCAGAATCTCCGCAGCCTTACGCAAAGAAGACACGGCAAAGAAATTGGAAGGAACCAGGAATTGAAGAGTAGTGGCATCGTCCGAAGGACGGAAGCTGGAAACAATCAAACCGACAGGTTTCACCGGTGCTCCAAGGCCGTCATTGCTCACAGTATCCAGTGCACGTTCTGTTTTACGCTGGAATTTATAAGGGCCTACTCCTTCTTTGCGTTGCTGTTCCTTGAAGGTTTTCAGTACGTTAGTGATTGCCTGAATCCATTCTTCGGTGAATATGCTTGCATCTCCGGTAGTCTTCCAGTAGTGGTAAGCCAGACGCAACGGATAACACAGGGAGTCGATCTCCCATTTGCGTTCGTGCAATTCCGGTTTCATATCCGTAAGGTCGCTCATCCAATGGCCGTTAGGAATGGCGCCGTCATTAAACGCATTTGCATACGGGTCGATATTGATACATTTGAACTGGCGGAGGATCACTCCTGCCAGCATTTCTTTCAGTTCGGGGTCCGAATTAGCCAGTTGCACATAAGGCCATACCTGCGCACCGGAGTCGCGCAGCCACATGGCATGAATATCTCCCGTGTATACGAATGTATCCGGTTTGCCATCGCTTCCCTTACGGAAATGTACGGTAGTGTCCAGGGTATTCGGGAAACAGTTGGTAAACATCCATGCCAGCTTCGCATTCTTCAGAAGCTTCTGTACACGAAGAATCTCCTTTTCCACTGCATTCGAACGGAACAGGCGGTTGGATATTTCCGGGCGGTTATCTTTCTGAATGGCATCTGCCGGACATACATGCATTTCCGTCATACGGTTGGAAGCTTGCAGTTGGCCACCGCAGAGAAGCATACCCGCCAGCATACCTGCACTGATATATTTGATTTGTTTTTTCATGATTACTTCTTCTTTTTGAATTCATTAGAGAAAGAGTAAGGGAAATCGCTTTCTTTCGTACCACGTTGCTGATTGGGTTTGGCATCCATCTTGAAAGAAATGGTGGCGCCATTCATCAGGTCCTGATGAGTCAGGTAGTTTTTGGTGTATTCCTTGCCGTTCAGTGTCATTGATGAAATGTAACGCTTGTCGTCTCCGTTATTCGGGGCGGAGATGGTTACTGTCTTTCCGTTTTCCAGATGCAGTTTCATCTCTTTGAAGTAAGGAGTACCCAGGACATACTCATCTGTACCCGGGCATACCGGATAGAATCCCATTGCCGAGAATACATACCAGGCAGAAGTCTGGCCGTTGTCCTCATCACCGCAATAACCGTCGGGAGCAGGAGTATAGAGTTTATCCATTACTTCACGAATCCAGTGCTGCGCTTTCCAGGGTTGACCGGAATAGTTGTACATATAAAGCATGTGCTGGATCGGCTGGTTGCCATGTGCATAGTTGCCCATGTTCATGATCTGCATTTCACGGATTTCATGGATAACGGCTCTGTAATAGCTCTCATCGAATATCGGAGGCAGAATAAATACGGAATCCATCATCTGGTTGAAGCCGTCTTTACCACCCATCAGGTCGATCAGACCTTGAGGATCGTGGAATACCGACCAGGTGTAATGCCAGCTGTTACCTTCTGTGAAAGCATCTCCCCATTTCAACGGGTTGAACGGAGACTGGAAGGTGCCGTCTTCATTCTTGCCACGCATCAGTTTGTGTTCGGGGTCATACAGGTTCCTATAATTCATTGCACGCTTGGCAAAGATTTCAATCTCTTTTTTCGGTTTCTTCAAGGCTTTGCCAAGTTGGTAGATACACCAGTCATCATAAGCATACTCCAGTGTGCGGGCTGCATTTTCATTAATACCTACATTATAAGGAACGTAGCCCAACTTATTATAATACTCATGTCCTAATCGTCCGGTAGAACCCACTTTCGGATGCACAGCATTCGCTCCGTGTTTCACGGCTTCCCACAACGTCTCAATATCGTATCCTTTCAATCCTTTCAGGTAAGCGTCGGCAACTATGGAAGCAGAGTTGTTTCCAACCATACAACCTCTATGACCGGGGCTCGCCCATTCCGGCAGGAATCCGCTTTCCTTGTAGGTGTTCACCAATCCTTCCTGCATCTTTGTATTCATGGATGGATACATCAGGTTGAGGAATGGGAAAAGACAACGGAATGTATCCCAGAAACCGGTGTCGGTAAACATATAGCCCGGAAGTACTTCACCGTTATAAGGGCTGTAGTGCATAACGTCTCCTTTGGCATCTATCTCATAGAAGCTTCTGGGGAACAATACCGAACGATACAGGCAGGAGTAGAATGTACGCAAATGGTCGATATCATCGTCTTTCACTTCGATACGTCCCAGAACGTCGTTCCATACCTTGCGACCTTTCGCTGCAATCTGTTCAATGTTGTCCGTACCCAGCTCTTTCAGGTTCAGTTCAGCCTGTTCGGGGCTGATGAAAGAAGAAGCTACACGCACATTTACCTGTTCGCCCTTGCGGGTTTTGAAACCGATCAGTGCGCCGGCATGGTTGTCCGTCACTTCCAGTTTGTTTGTGTCAATCACACCACTGGCTACGGCAGCCGTATAAGTAAACGGTTTGTCGAATACCAGTACAAAGTAGTTTTTAAAGTTGGCAGGAACACCACCGCTATTTTTAGTAGTATAGCCGATGATCTTGTTCTCCGAAGGGATTACTTTCACAAACGAGCCTTTATCGAAGGCGTCTACCACTACATAAGAGTGGTCGTTTTCGGGGAAAGTGAAACGGAAAGCAGCGGATCTCTCTGTCGGAGCAATCTCCGTCACTACATCATGGTCGGCAAGATATACCTTATAGTAATAAGGGGTAGCCGTTTCAGCTTTGTGAGAGAACCAACTGGCACGCTGGTCCTGATTGAATACTGCTTCACCGGTGACCGGCATGATAGCAAATTGACCGTAATCATTGATCCAGGGACTTGGCTGATGGGTTTGTTTGAATCCTCTGATCTTGTCAGCGTCATACGTATAGGCCCATCCATCGCCCATTTTACCAGTCTGCGGAACCCAAAAGTTCATTCCCCAGGGTAACGCAATGGCGGGGTAAGTATTTCCGGTAGATAGTGCGTGCTTCGACTGCGTACCAACCAGCGGACTAACATAGTCCACTGGGCCGGTAATCAATGCACTAACATTAACAAGATATACAAAGCATAAACCCAATAGCAACAAATATTTTCTTCTCATCATATATTCTTCTTTTCTACCATCATTGCTTCGGAGTGGCCCCCATTTCAAAAACTAATTCACCACCAGCCATTATATCAGTGTACAAGATATAAGGTTTGGTATATTCACAGCCATTCAATGTAATTTTCCTTATATATTTATTCAGGATAGAATTATTTTTCGCTATAAGAACCAGTTTTCCTCCAGGTACAGTTATTTCAACTCTATCGAACAATGGAGTTCCGAACCAGTAACGGGCACTCGCTGGTTCTACCTGATAGAATCCCAATGCAGAAAGTACATACCATGCAGACATTTGACCGACGTCTTCATTACCACATAAACCATCCGGAGCTGCGTGATAAAGTGAAGTAAGTACTTCTCGGACACGGGCTGCAGTTTTCCAAGGCTGACCAAGCATAGAGTAAAGATAAAGAATATGATGCCCCGGTTCATTGCCATGAGCATATTGCCCTATCAATCCCGAAATATCGGGAGAGCCCCCCGCTCCCACTATTTCGCTTAACACAAACAATGAATCCAGTTTTTCAATGCATTTATCACGACCTCCAAAACATTCTGACAGTCCACTTATGTCATGGGGAACTAACCACGTATATTGCCAAGCATTCCCCTCACAATAATCATCCGCTCTGTGTTGGGATGCGAATGGATCAAAAGGTGTCCGCCAATTTCCATTACTGTCTTTTCCACGGACAAATCCAGTTGATTCATCAAAATAATTACGGTACGAATGAGAACGTTCGGTGAAAAGACGATAGTCATCATCCTTTCCCAAATGATTGGCTGCAGCAGCGACAGCAGCATCCGCTATGGCATATTCCATATCGTAGGCAATAGCTTCTTGAAATAAATCACAAGGAATATAGCCATACTGCTTTCTAAGCGAACCACCACGTCCATCATGATTTGCCGTCATCTTTATAGCAGTGAAAGCACGTTCCATATCAATGTCTTTAAATCCCTTTACAATGGCATCTGCCACTACAGGTATAGCAGGATTCCCTACCATACAGTCCGTCTCATTCCCCCATAAGTGCCACACGGGTAGACGTCCTTGCTTATCATAAATATCCAGCATGGAATTGATAATATCCGGCATTCTGTCAGGATGAAGAATAGTCATCAATGGCATTGCCGCACGATATGTATCCCATAGTGAAAATGTGGTATATGCAGTATTTGAAGAATTAACATCACTGTAAATGGAAGGAGCTACCATCGTATGATACAAAGCTGTATAAAATATCCGTAGATAACTTTTGCTTGCCGTATGAATACGTACTTTACCAAGCTCCTCATTCCATGCAAGATTAGCAGCTGCCACAGTCTTGTCAAAGTCCCATTCCGCAAGTTCCGCCAACAAATTTTTCTTTGCTCCTTCCACTGATACCGAAGATAAAGCTATTTTCAGAAGAATCTGCTCTCCTTTTTCCGTAGAGAACGAAGCACGACCATATCTGCCACTGTTTCCATGTAAATCAAAACTAGTGAAAGGTTTAGAAAATTGAGCAGCGAAATAGACATACTGGTCGCTTGCCCAACCTGTTGATCTACGATAACCCACCACCATATCTGTTCCTTCCACTGTCATAGATACCTCACGCACTTGGTCTGAACCGATACCGTTTTCCAAATCAATTACGATAGCTGCTTCCTGTGAATCGGGGAAAGTATAGCGATGAAAGCCTACACGCTTTGTGGCAGTAAGCTCTGCCAATACATTATAACGGAGTAAAGGGACAGAGTAATAACCCGGATGAGTAATTTCCTTACTACGGTCGGCATACGACCAAAGCCCTGACGTCTGGTCGCTCGCCTTACCACGGGCGTATGTCACGTCACCAATCACCGGCATGACAGTGATGTCTCCCAAATCCCCGGCTCCCGTTCCGCTCAAATGAGTATGTGAAAAACCTATCACTGTATTGTCAGAGTCATGATAGCCAGAACACCAATCCCAGTCCGTCGGTATACTTGTAGGGCCTAGTTGCACCATACTGAAAGGAACATTAGCTCCAACAAAAACATGACCATGTCCTCCACTACCGATTTTCGGATCAACGTATTGTGTCACTCCACCGGGGATTGCTTTCCATGCTTCACATTCTGCCAAATGGTTCATTTCAACCCCTGTATCCGGCAGTATAGTCAGTTCTTCTACCGACTTCGAGTCCGAACACGCAGCAAACGTCAGAATGGCGGCCATTATTATCTTATATGTTTTCAATCTTTCCATTTTTATCAAATTTCTCTTTAGAAAGTTAATACAGGGGTGGGATCTTCTCCATAGTCCTTGTAACCTTTGCGGGCCGCTGATGCATCTTCGATATCGTATATTCCGTAATAACCTTTGCTATTGGTCACGTTTCTTTCCGTGCTTGTTCCCAAGTGTCGCCAATGATGGCTATCCCTTCTCCATAATTCTGCATCGGAACATTCCTGAAGACGCTCTTTTATACCTATGTCATGCGCTTCGGCAACTGCTTCCATCTGCACTTTAGAACCCAGATACCAGCCACTAGTTCCTTCGGGGGCCGTCCGGATAGTATAGTTTGTAGCCCGGTAGATATGTGTATAGTTATCATCAGACAAGGTGATACCTTTTAATTTCGCATGATTCAAAATCATTTTAGTATTTGCATAACCACACCAATCGTCAGGGTGTTCGTGCGTGCCAACCAATTCTTTCCGATAGTTCTCCGTACACCATTCTTTGATAGAGCCGAATTGAATACCAGAAGGATCGGCAGCAAATACATATCCATGAATCTCTGTCAATTTACCATCATAGTCACTGATATTGTCACCTTGTCCTGCCCCCACATGGAAAATAATTCCCGAACAGTCATTCTTATCTCCGGTCAGATATTCGGAATAGGTATTATCTTTAAAATAAAAATCAAGGACATTAGGAGCCTTATTTTTCAGTTTCAAATTAGTATCCGAATCAATGCCTGTCAAGGAGCAGCAAAAATAGCCTTTTTTCTCTGTCACTTTCAAATCTTCGGAAACAGCCCCTTCCACAACGAATGCTCCTCGACTACAAGGTTTCTTATCAGCTGCAATTTTATATTTTACAGTGCACGCAGTCCCTACCCGATAGCACCCTTCGTCAAGAGATAAGACATTTCCCGCCTCATCGGACACTGTAACATCAGTGTAGCAATCATCCTGTTCGATAGATAGTTCCCACAGGACTTTTACTTGCCCCAAGTCATAGATATGATTAGAGAGTGTCGTTTCCTTGAAATCAGACAAATTTTTCGTCAGCTCCGTACCATTACTCATTTTTAATATCAAAGTCACACCTTGTGAAAAGGTGACAGGAAGGGTTACAAAATAGTATACTCCTTTTTCCAATACAGCACCGTTGTTCTCAAGCGTAACCGTGCTTTTGCCATCAGTAACATTCTGCACCAACGATTCATCGCCATCATTCCACCCGACAGTAAATTTACCTGCCAGTACTTCATTATTGTTACCTTTCAATGTGACAGACTTTATCCCAGCTTCTTTCAACTCAAATCTCAACAATGCGCATACATTCCTGAAAATAAAAGATTTCTTCTCCAAAGTCGTTCGGGATACCATGACACTAAGGTCTGTATCAAATCCATCCGCTACCGGTTTTTGAATATCCGGGAGCACGGTTGTGATATTCTTTCCATTCAGAGCGACATCTGCGTTATATGGATACAGCGAGTAATATTCGGCAACTTCGTCCGCTTTTCCTGTGAAGGTCACCGCTTCACCGCCCGAAGCGGTCATATATTCCTTGTTTTCATTTCCGTATAATACACTGATTCGGTCGCCTGCCACCCATTCTACCTTTGTGCCGCCTGTCAATACGGTTCTTGAAAGATCATTACCTGTTTCGATACCGTTCAAAGTGGCTGAAAAAGTGACTTCACCGGAGAGAGTGGCATCGTCCTCCATCTCCTTCGTTGCATGGTCCGAGCAAGAAGCTGCCGCCATGGATACCATGGCGAACAGCAAACATTTCATATATTTCTTCATTATCATTTATTAATAGGTTTCCAGGTAAAGTTTTCCGCACCACCTTTCAGAACAGCCGTATATCTGCCTGTCAGGTCTTTGAATTCTGTTTTTGTCATATCCCGATCTGTCTCGGAGATTACGAAATCCCAGGCGCAGACCAAATTCGGGTCAGCAGGATCGACTGTACAGTTTCCTTCCGCTGATGCTTTTATTTCGTCCGCAGTACGCGCTTTTTTCCAGATACGCATATATTTAATAGAACCTTTAAAATATTCCATACGGGTTCCGTCCGCTTTCAGACGGCAGAAAGCAGTCATAGGTATTTGAGCCTGATGGTAAGAGTCAGCTGTATATACCCAGCGGCGTTCATTCTGTCCGATACGGATGGATTTTCCCTTCTTCTCGCCATTGTAAAACATTCTAAAACGTTCGTCCTGATCTTCGCCCGGCACTCCGTCTTCAGCATATACGATGGCATAATGCATCCATGTCTTATACCCCAGTAAAGGAGCTCTGTAATACGGTTCCTCGAGTACGATTTTACCGTCTTCGTCAATAGGAATCGACGCCCGGATCAAGTCGTCACTTTCGCCCGTATGGAAACGGGAATAGATGCGCCATCCGCCCCAGGGCTCATCGTTGCACGCTGACAGATAAGTACTGTTATCCTCATGCTGCTTGGTGCAATATTCGTCGATTTTCACCCACAATTCAATGGTCAGAGCCGTATGTTGTGTTTCACCGAAGTCGGCAAATTCCTTATGATAACCGAAATCAATATATCCGCCGTTGTTGCCGTCTACCACCAAGTTGTAGAATGTTTCGGTTTCAATCTGCGTCTCGCGGAACGAGTCAATCTCCGCATCCGCCTGTTGAATGGCTTCTTCTACCAAGGCGTTCGTCAGGGGGATGCTTCCCGAAAATGCTTTGTCGATCAGTTCCGTGAGTTCCCGGATGGCAGCGTTCAATATAGATTTGCTGCTTTCGGGATACGTGCCCGGTTCCGTGCCGTAGGTGGAAGTTTCCAGTATATTCTGCAATTCGGAGAGTTTGTTCTTCAGTTGCTGCAAATTTCTCTGTTCCTCGGAAACATCGAGGATAACGGAGTCTTTAAACTTCTTCATGGCTTCTTCCGCTTTTTCGACAAGGGTGTCTACAGTTTGCTGGTCGGTAGTTTCCCCGTTGTTCAGGCGACTGACGAAATCATCAATTTCGGCTATGGTCGTTTCAAGAATCGCTTTACTCTTTTCAGGATAAGTACCCGGTTCTGTGCCGTAAGTAGAGTTTTTTAATAGATAATCCACGACATTCCGTTCTTCAGTCAGTTGGGTGATATACCGCTCGCGATTGTTATTTTCATCATCGTCCGAACATCCTGAAAACAGTATGCAAGAAACCATACATAGACAACCCAACAAAATTACCCATCCACTCATTCCGATTTGATTCAATACTTTTCTCATTTTATTTTTCATTTAAAAGGTTAAACATTAGCACTCCAACCTGGATTCTGAACCAGTTCTTTATCAATATCAATGTCACCTTGCGGAATTGGGAAAAAATACATTTTCTTCTCAAATATTCTATTTTCAAACCAGGTACGTTTATAAAAGTCATTACCGTTTCCATTCACATACATACCATAAAGTGGCATATTCTCTGTTTCTTCGGCAATACCCCAACGACGAACATCAAAATAACGACTGCTTTCGAAAGCTAGTTCCACTCTCCTCTCCGCTCTAATTGCCTCCCGCATTTCATTTTGGGTAGATGGAACAGGTAACTGCCCGACTTTAGACCCGTAAGTAGGAATTCCTGCTCTTTCACGAATCAGATTCAAATAAGTCAGAATATCAGCATGGGTAGGTTCACATTCATTAAGTGCCTCTACATAATTAAGATAGACCTGAGCTAAACGCAACATAATACAAATCTGTTTCCCCGTATTCCAAGCCCCCAAAGGCGCATTCTTCCTTACACAATAACCTGTCGGCGGGCATTCTCCACCATGTAATCCCGAATTTCCGTCGTAACTAAAGTCGGAATAGAAAGCGCCTTCTTCTGTATTTAGCCATTTCTGACCGGAGAAAGTTATATTTACATAAAAACGAGGTTCACGTCCCACCCAAGCTTTCAGTACTCCATTGGGAGCCAATATGGTTCCTGTTTCATCTACATAGCTTTCAGAAGAGAAACCACTATCCTCATAACCTGTATTAGGATTGAGAACAGGCGTTTTACCATTGTCTGTATATCCACTAATAGGTAATTTACCATTCGCCATGAAAAAAGCATCCACCATCTGTTGGGAAGCGCCCAATCCGCCAGATGCTCGGTAACCACTGCCTACGGCACCGGTATGTCTCGGAGTACGGTCATATTGCATCAATGAATAATCAGTGTTAATACGGTAGAATATCATTTCCGTATTAGTGAAATCTTCTCCTCTCACAGCATCACGACAAGACAAATAGGCATTTAATACACCGTTTGTATAAACTTTGGTTAAATCATAATTTCCCGGAACGAACCTATCAATGAATGCTTTGGAAGCTGTAGCAGCCCTTCTCCATTTCGCTTTCACCGCTTCATCCGAGATGTCTTCAGGAAAAAGTTTCTTTCCATCTTTATTCCGTAGCTGGGCAACAAAGGAATTTTTTCCGTTATATA
This window encodes:
- a CDS encoding GH92 family glycosyl hydrolase: MNHLAECEAWKAIPGGVTQYVDPKIGSGGHGHVFVGANVPFSMVQLGPTSIPTDWDWCSGYHDSDNTVIGFSHTHLSGTGAGDLGDITVMPVIGDVTYARGKASDQTSGLWSYADRSKEITHPGYYSVPLLRYNVLAELTATKRVGFHRYTFPDSQEAAIVIDLENGIGSDQVREVSMTVEGTDMVVGYRRSTGWASDQYVYFAAQFSKPFTSFDLHGNSGRYGRASFSTEKGEQILLKIALSSVSVEGAKKNLLAELAEWDFDKTVAAANLAWNEELGKVRIHTASKSYLRIFYTALYHTMVAPSIYSDVNSSNTAYTTFSLWDTYRAAMPLMTILHPDRMPDIINSMLDIYDKQGRLPVWHLWGNETDCMVGNPAIPVVADAIVKGFKDIDMERAFTAIKMTANHDGRGGSLRKQYGYIPCDLFQEAIAYDMEYAIADAAVAAAANHLGKDDDYRLFTERSHSYRNYFDESTGFVRGKDSNGNWRTPFDPFASQHRADDYCEGNAWQYTWLVPHDISGLSECFGGRDKCIEKLDSLFVLSEIVGAGGSPDISGLIGQYAHGNEPGHHILYLYSMLGQPWKTAARVREVLTSLYHAAPDGLCGNEDVGQMSAWYVLSALGFYQVEPASARYWFGTPLFDRVEITVPGGKLVLIAKNNSILNKYIRKITLNGCEYTKPYILYTDIMAGGELVFEMGATPKQ
- a CDS encoding fimbrillin family protein, which produces MKKYMKCLLFAMVSMAAASCSDHATKEMEDDATLSGEVTFSATLNGIETGNDLSRTVLTGGTKVEWVAGDRISVLYGNENKEYMTASGGEAVTFTGKADEVAEYYSLYPYNADVALNGKNITTVLPDIQKPVADGFDTDLSVMVSRTTLEKKSFIFRNVCALLRFELKEAGIKSVTLKGNNNEVLAGKFTVGWNDGDESLVQNVTDGKSTVTLENNGAVLEKGVYYFVTLPVTFSQGVTLILKMSNGTELTKNLSDFKETTLSNHIYDLGQVKVLWELSIEQDDCYTDVTVSDEAGNVLSLDEGCYRVGTACTVKYKIAADKKPCSRGAFVVEGAVSEDLKVTEKKGYFCCSLTGIDSDTNLKLKNKAPNVLDFYFKDNTYSEYLTGDKNDCSGIIFHVGAGQGDNISDYDGKLTEIHGYVFAADPSGIQFGSIKEWCTENYRKELVGTHEHPDDWCGYANTKMILNHAKLKGITLSDDNYTHIYRATNYTIRTAPEGTSGWYLGSKVQMEAVAEAHDIGIKERLQECSDAELWRRDSHHWRHLGTSTERNVTNSKGYYGIYDIEDASAARKGYKDYGEDPTPVLTF
- a CDS encoding DUF4972 domain-containing protein, whose product is MRKVLNQIGMSGWVILLGCLCMVSCILFSGCSDDDENNNRERYITQLTEERNVVDYLLKNSTYGTEPGTYPEKSKAILETTIAEIDDFVSRLNNGETTDQQTVDTLVEKAEEAMKKFKDSVILDVSEEQRNLQQLKNKLSELQNILETSTYGTEPGTYPESSKSILNAAIRELTELIDKAFSGSIPLTNALVEEAIQQADAEIDSFRETQIETETFYNLVVDGNNGGYIDFGYHKEFADFGETQHTALTIELWVKIDEYCTKQHEDNSTYLSACNDEPWGGWRIYSRFHTGESDDLIRASIPIDEDGKIVLEEPYYRAPLLGYKTWMHYAIVYAEDGVPGEDQDERFRMFYNGEKKGKSIRIGQNERRWVYTADSYHQAQIPMTAFCRLKADGTRMEYFKGSIKYMRIWKKARTADEIKASAEGNCTVDPADPNLVCAWDFVISETDRDMTKTEFKDLTGRYTAVLKGGAENFTWKPINK